In Topomyia yanbarensis strain Yona2022 chromosome 2, ASM3024719v1, whole genome shotgun sequence, one DNA window encodes the following:
- the LOC131678558 gene encoding uncharacterized protein LOC131678558, with protein sequence MCKYTNRLFWFSVIGTIALVSGSPVLTYDDEYDSVEDDYDVIFDQRQNGTENVRVSVDGIVIAVPAPPSQTDISTLAGAAFLEILNSQIASLDSDSSDEETNIPSTTTTTTTTTTTTTTATPHLTYQDQLIPVNLLGQGLSFLFNKGAEIPIKFASELKPLRAGKPTLMVFGKGEENSSDTAEEDEPESAAEVPKKALKHKRRYKLKMASLLKPLLQRTHVG encoded by the exons ATGTGCAAATACACTAACAGACTATTTTGGTTTTCTGTGATCGGAACAATCGCATTAGTCAGTGGTTCACCAGTACTGACCTACGATGATGAGTACGATAGTGTCGAGGATGACTATGACGTGATATTCGATCAGCGTCAAAATGGAACAGAGAATGTACGCGTGTCTGTTGATGGGATTGTGATTGCAGTGCCTGCGCCACCAAGCCAAACAGACATCAGCACTCTAGCTGGAGCAGCATTTTTGGAGATTCTAAACTCACAAATAGCGTCCCTGGACAGTGACAGCTCTGACGAGGAAACTAATATTCCGagtacaacaacaacaactaccACCACCACGACGACAACAACAACAGCCACCCCTCATCTAACCTACCAAGATCAGTTAATTCCCGTGAACCTGTTGGGGCAAGGTCTGTCGTTTCTTTTCAATAAAGGTGCCGAGATTCCGATCAAGTTCGCATCGGAACTCAAGCCATTGAGAGCCGGTAAGCCTACCTTGATGGTGTTTGGAAAAGGTGAAGAGAACAGTAGCGACACTGCGGAAGAGGATGAACCGGAGAGTGCTGCCGAAGTACCGAAGAAAGCTTTGAAGCACAAGCGAAG GTACAAATTGAAGATGGCTAGTCTCCTGAAACCGTTACTGCAAAGGACACATGTGGGTTGA
- the LOC131678559 gene encoding uncharacterized protein LOC131678559 — protein MQILTRILLPIALLTLVCSVSAESRSGFQIADKKKQNDFTDDEANGEVDVMYDERQTEGETNIRLHVKNFQIQVPESSLSTLKETNMAAMIRSSILRLFEIPHGESNEPSSTQQESSEQEQQQELESNSMLQINGNNLPAKFFLEISDFLMNNHDNDAVDDKRVESNHNKNAEIYATEEIKIERLENVNNVKNETITISKKRYNNGPAGSQSTPNQTLLETTNTENKFSNNVTHNHTEKEDRFQQTRPIRLDTVVMQVKVDSDGRPKTLREKVIWRMDGAENDYAN, from the coding sequence ATGCAGATTTTAACAAGGATTTTATTACCCATTGCCCTGCTTACACTGGTTTGTTCTGTATCGGCTGAAAGTAGGTCTGGATTTCAAATTGCTGACAAAAAGAAACAGAACGACTTCACTGATGACGAAGCCAATGGAGAAGTTGACGTTATGTATGACGAGAGGCAAACAGAAGGAGAAACAAACATTCGGCTGCATGTTAAAAATTTTCAGATACAAGTTCCGGAATCGTCACTGAGCACACTCAAAGAGACAAACATGGCAGCTATGATACGAAGCTCCATCTTGAGGTTGTTTGAAATTCCACATGGAGAAAGTAACGAACCGAGCTCGACTCAACAAGAGAGTTCAGAACAAGAACAGCAGCAGGAATTAGAATCCAATTCGATGCTTCAGATCAACGGCAATAATTTACCGGCAAAGTTCTTTCTCGAGATTAGCGACTTTCTGATGAATAATCACGATAACGATGCCGTCGATGATAAGCGGGTTGAGTCCAACCACAACAAAAATGCCGAAATTTACGCAACGGAAGAAATAAAAATAGAGCGACTGGAAAATGTTAACAATGTGAAGAACGAAACCATAACAATAAGTAAGAAACGATACAATAACGGACCGGCGGGATCTCAAAGTACCCCGAACCAGACGTTGCTCGAGACGACTAACACGGAGAACAAGTTTAGCAACAATGTGACGCATAATCACACCGAAAAGGAGGATCGCTTTCAGCAGACGCGCCCCATTCGGCTGGACACGGTGGTGATGCAGGTCAAAGTAGATTCCGATGGGAGACCGAAGACGTTGCGTGAGAAGGTTATTTGGAGAATGGATGGCGCGGAGAATGATTACGCAAACTGA
- the LOC131682189 gene encoding uncharacterized protein LOC131682189, with the protein MAGVLFIVNIPSAKFEIILRQKEKEKLAKSSSAELTDEKGDKKDASNENEPFLTPRPQRHLLKDKEDLRRSFFDLTQCKPKDSKPTEGEGGAAIPQLVIPVINCPDGDGLDDPKSPQDDNDAAKQSLAVPFDRTSALRKSWEGFKDILSSARKDKEKDPRAAEAEKFNLDAESTLEDVVKEIIREKKIFNSAWIETNKGKGYQISFTLESGNKCDDLIYLLSSWGVGERFHSTISITSCTLFTEHPEEDETNSELNGSKDGGWTNFLSSVRARLNVAQIVEEVKHDASITFDFISMLGVASILAAFGLIEDSTLFLLASMLISPLMGPIIAGIFGTVIKERSLQLMGVRNETIGILFAITVGFIFGLIVCSLDERYGVGEGITNEMLSRCEVHSLLVGIAIALPSGAAVAIAILGENIGSLVGVAISASLLPPAVNAGVLWALSVLCFLLGAPDERYSAVVKTQIYSENQTIELFALGCMSMCLTFLNILCIYVMGIIFLKIKEVAPIVNKDQKQFWKHDIKIARDYNRTLHSTDGMSMSKQLIHELTTLHNQDPDGRGFGSEMKLSISSRNQHTWSPNHNYHQREHRPTIQELEALYQSLSANTGEGQYHYPTHHAAPSFMKLHPTSHMRPSKPWSPSKEDGQATSPTGRMRQASNPKDIGHHRLHRFTESIRSTSAPLSKILENVPSEGVPGIRSGGVFGEGNSRRNSIMGRPYKYSLKKSNKFIVTPAFDPAAKK; encoded by the exons ATGGCCGGCGTGCTTTTCATAGTAAACATCCCCTCGGCTAAGTTCGAGATAATCCTGCGccaaaaagagaaggaaaagttGGCCAAAAGTAGTTCGGCCGAGCTCACCGATGAAAAAGGCGACAAAAAAGATGCtagcaatgaaaatgaaccgTTTCTCACACCTCGACCGCAGAGACACTTGCTAAAG GATAAGGAAGATCTACGTCGCAGTTTCTTTGATCTTACCCAATGCAAGCCAAAAGATTCGAAGCCAACAGAAGGCGAGGGTGGTGCTGCAATACCCCAACTGGTCATCCCCGTAATCAACTGTCCGGATGGCGATGGTTTGGATGACCCGAAATCACCTCAGGATGATAATGATGCTGCGAAGCAATCGCTTGCG GTTCCGTTCGATCGGACCTCGGCTCTGAGAAAATCTTGGGAAGGTTTCAAAGACATATTAAGTTCCGCCCGCAAAGATAAGGAAAAGGATCCTCGTGCAGCGGAAGCAGAAAAGTTTAACCTAGATGCCGAGTCGACCTTAGAAGATGTAGTGAAGGAGATTATCCGGgagaagaaaattttcaattcggCCTGGATCGAAACCAACAAAGGAAAAGGCTATCAG ATTTCATTTACCCTAGAATCCGGCAACAAGTGTGACGATTTGATCTATCTGCTCAGTTCATGGGGTGTGGGTGAGCGATTTCATTCGACCATCTCTATAACCTCTTGCACACTGTTCACCGAGCATCCAGAGGAAGACGAAACCAATTCAGA GTTAAATGGCAGCAAAGATGGCGGATGGACCAACTTCCTATCATCTGTTCGGGCTCGTTTAAACGTAGCACAAATCGTCGAGGAGGTCAAACACGACGCCTCTATAACGTTCGATTTCATCTCAATGCTCGGAGTCGCTAG CATATTAGCTGCGTTTGGACTGATTGAAGATAGCACCTTGTTTCTGCTCGCCAGCATGCTTATCTCACCGTTGATG GGTCCAATCATTgcgggtatttttggaactgtGATTAAAGAAAGAAGCCTACAACTGATGGGAGTGAGAAACGAAACGATTGGGATCTTGTTTGCCATAACGGTCGGATTCATTTTTGGACTAATTGTGTGCAGTTTGGATGAACGTTACGGCGTGGGTGAAGGGATAACGAATGAAATGCTAAGCCGGTGTGAGGTACACTCTCTGCTGGTGGGAATTGCGATCGCGTTGCCCTCGGGAGCTGCAGTAGCGATTGCGATACTAGGCGAAAATATCGGATCGCTTGTTGGCGTGGCGATCTCAGCCTCCCTGTTGCCTCCTGCAGTCAATGCG GGTGTTCTCTGGGCGCTTTCTGTTCTATGTTTTCTTCTCGGAGCGCCAGATGAACGTTACAGTGCCGTGGTAAAAACTCAGATATACTCTGAAAACCAAACGATTGAACTCTTCGCACTTGGCTGCATGAGCATGTGTCTAACGTTCCTCAACATCTTGTGCATTTACGTTATGGGTATTATTTTCCTCAAG ATAAAAGAAGTTGCTCCGATTGTTAATAAGGATCAGAAACAATTCTGGAAGCACGACATCAAGATCGCTCGAGATTACAATAGGACACTACACTCGACGGACGGAATGTCCATGAGCAAGCAGTTAATCCATGAATTGACTACTCTTCACAACCAAGATCCGGATGGACGAGGATTTGGTTCAGAAATGAAATTGAGCATCAGTTCTAGAAATCAGCACACTTGGTCACCAAATCACAATTACCACCAAAGAGAACACAGGCCAACCATACAAGAATTAGAAGCATTATATCAAAGTCTGTCGGCTAATACTGGCGAGGGTCAGTACCACTATCCGACCCACCATGCTGCTCCTTCGTTTATGAA GCTACATCCTACATCTCACATGCGTCCCTCGAAACCTTGGTCACCGTCAAAAGAAGAC GGTCAAGCAACGTCCCCAACAGGACGTATGCGCCAAGCTTCCAATCCAAAGGACATCGGACATCATCGGCTCCATCGATTTACAGAATCGATCCGGAGTACCTCTGCGCCACTATCGAAGATCCTTGAAAACGTCCCCAGTGAAGGCGTTCCAGGCATTCGTTCAGGCGGAGTATTCGGCGAAGGAAACTCCCGGCGAAATTCCATCATGGGAAGACCCTATAAatacagtttgaaaaaatccAACAAATTTATCGTCACCCCGGCTTTCGACCCCGCTGCCAAAAAATAA
- the LOC131682190 gene encoding lysozyme 2-like, with the protein MIYLKLLVLCCVILSIDGIFLSNLNSSCFRCICEASTGCSNRLQCGQGYCGPFSISRAYWIDAGKVVKAQDDPNRWGAYEDCANQYDCATHIMTQYMEKYGKDCNNDGLVDCVDYAMLHINGGPTCHLPLNSDFGRKFGSCLQKNRRPQGRRGLDNK; encoded by the exons ATGATCTATCTAAAGTTATTAGTGCTGTGTTGCGTAATCTTGTCGATCGACGGGATCTTCCTCTCGAACCTTAATTCCTCGTGTTTTCGATGCATTTGCGAAGCTTCAACCGGTTGTAGCAACCGATTGCAGTGCGGTCAGGGG TATTGTGGGCCCTTTTCCATTTCGCGTGCCTATTGGATTGATGCTGGCAAGGTAGTTAAGGCACAGGATGATCCGAACCGTTGGGGTGCCTACGAAGATTGTGCTAACCAGTATGATTGTGCCACACACATCATGACGCAGTACATGGAAAAGTACGGTAAGGATTGCAACAATGACGGTCTGGTGGACTGTGTTGATTACGCAATGCTGCACATCAATGGTGGCCCAACTTGTCATTTACCGCTGAATTCGGACTTTGGAAGAAAGTTCGGAAGCTGTTTACAAAAAAATCGCCGTCCGCAGGGTCGTAGAGGGTTGGACAATAAATGA